A single window of Eleginops maclovinus isolate JMC-PN-2008 ecotype Puerto Natales chromosome 19, JC_Emac_rtc_rv5, whole genome shotgun sequence DNA harbors:
- the LOC134881373 gene encoding F-box only protein 33, with amino-acid sequence MALCGGVGAMALPSELIVHIFSFLSDRDKLRASAVCSRWRECLFYPALWTELKLRIGGGCNGGGSSSEETPKLEFLMRKFGSFVRELQLELAPVEGYLSPLSNDPSSPRMDQPDNDPQLSERWRDAMATYLDQVLCVFSSTRNNRNLRKLSLYGDTCVLQQEGLLDSSNLHQIHQGDKKINEIQQSFMELLSNCRQLRWLSCSFMLGLVTPCSLACLSNPSAETLRHLSLLDHQLGPLISPSELSRLSNLRSLALDFSDLTSELCALLASPRRIPLHRLSLLLNGAALEFKPLQGTATEDDWKALIRSSSNLRVYLMALEVDSSELLRVLKPSLPLERLHLDSYSTLVTDGTLELISQQYNKTLTHFLLLRDDPDFPDLSINRNEDPLVLLAWRCTQLAVLVLHGYTVWSHNLVAISRLRGSSLRVLTVSEESIDFDPDQSVCMEGDPVHNLVKEVSLGLGRVWHPCLDSSLVLSEPTQHFHRELHAFSMGM; translated from the exons ATGGCTCTGTGCGGGGGTGTCGGAGCCATGGCTTTGCCCAGCGAGCTTATCGTACATATATTCTCCTTTCTGTCCGACCGAGACAAGCTCCGGGCCTCGGCGGTGTGCTCCCGCTGGAGGGAGTGTCTCTTCTACCCGGCGCTGTGGACCGAGCTCAAGCTGCGAATAGGTGGTGGTTGTAACGGCGGCGGCTCCAGCTCAGAGGAGACCCCGAAGCTGGAGTTCCTCATGCGTAAGTTCGGTTCATTCGTGCGGGAGCTGCAACTGGAGCTTGCCCCGGTGGAGGGATACCTTAGTCCCCTGAGCAACGACCCGTCATCCCCCAGGATGGACCAGCCAGACAACGACCCGCAGCTCTCCGAGCGATGGAGGGACGCCATGGCCACCTACTTGGACcaggtgttgtgtgtgttctccagcACCCGTAACAACAG aAACCTGCGGAAGCTGAGTCTGTATGGAGACACCTGCGTTCTCCAGCAAGAAGGACTATTGGACAGCTCCAACCTGCACCAAATTCACCAGGGGGATAAAAAGATCAATGA AATCCAGCAGTCGTTCATGGAGCTGCTGTCCAACTGCAGGCAGCTGAGGTGGTTGTCCTGTAGCTTCATGCTGGGTCTGGTGACTCCCTGCTCCCTCGCCTGCCTGTCAAACCCTTCAGCTGAGACGCTGCGACACCTCAGCCTACTGGACCACCAGCTGG GTCCCCTCATCTCACCCTCAGAGTTAAGTCGTCTGTCTAATCTTCGTTCTCTGGCTCTGGATTTCTCCGATTTGACATCCGAGCTCTGCGCTCTGCTGGCATCTCCGCGCCGAATTCCGCTGCACCGCCTCTCCCTGCTGCTCAACGGCGCCGCCCTGGAGTTCAAACCGCTGCAAGGGACCGCTACAGAGGATGATTGGAAAGCACTG ATTCGTTCGAGCAGCAACCTGCGAGTGTACCTCATGGCCCTGGAGGTGGACAGCTCCGAGCTCCTCCGAGTCCTGAAGCCCAGCCTCCCTCTGGAGCGCCTCCACCTGGACAGTTACAGCACTCTGGTGACCGACGGCACGTTGGAGCTCATCTCTCAGCAGTACAACAAAACACTGACGCACTTCCTGCTCCTGAGGGACGACCCCGACTTCCCTGACCTCAGCATTAATCGGAATGAAGACCCCCTGGTCCTGTTGGCTTGGAGATGTACTCAGCTGGCTGTACTGGTTTTACATG GTTACACTGTCTGGTCCCATAACCTGGTGGCCATCTCTCGGCTGCGGGGCTCCAGCCTCCGCGTCCTCACCGTGTCCGAGGAGAGCATCGACTTTGACCCGGACCAATCCGTGTGCATGGAGGGCGACCCGGTCCACAACCTGGTGAAGGAGGTCTCTCTGGGCCTCGGCCGCGTGTGGCACCCCTGCCTGGACTCCAGCCTGGTTTTGTCCGAACCCACCCAGCACTTCCACCGCGAGCTGCACGCGTTCAGCATGGGCATGTAG